One Podospora pseudopauciseta strain CBS 411.78 chromosome 4, whole genome shotgun sequence genomic window, TGCAGCATCTCTTGGCAGTGCTTAGCAGCCTCTCGTCGGGGCTCTGGTTGGCGGGTGCTCTTTTCTAAAGTGGGTCAGTAGCCATCTGACGTGTTACGGGTATTGCCCAAGCTCGGTTGTGTAACTTGACATCTGAAATGGAAGGAAGCGAGGCTTTCTGCACAATGGAAGCATTCAGTCGCCTTGTTCAGAGGAGCGTGGCCCGCGCTGTACCTGCAGGCTTAATTAATACCGCGAACCTCTCCGCGACACTCCCCTACCCTCTCCGATTCTCAACCTCGAAAAGACACAACAGTCATCAATGAACATCAACGAACTCCTTCCCCAGTCCGAGGACGCAAAGTTCCGTAGTGTCCCCTACGAGCAACGCTGGGAATGTCTAAGACATGTCATCGTCGCTCTTTACCTTGAGGCGCGCAACAATGATGGCAAGTCCTTGACTATTGCCCAAGTGGCTGAGTTCATGCAAGACAATTACGATTTCCGTGGCCTGTCAGtacttctcccccctccgATAGGTGCAATGATACTCATGTTTTTCTTACTTCTAACCTCTCTATGTTACAGAGTACACCAATATCGGGCACGGTTCAGAAAATGGGATGTTCGCAAACGAACTTTCACCagcgaaaagaaagagatcaCGACAGCTCTCGGAAAGCGCTCCCACTCTCTGGTCAGCACCTCAGACGTGAAGTTTATCAATGGCAGGGGTGTCGACAAAAAGCAGCTGAAAAGATACCTGAGTGATCAAATCCGCGATCTGTACCCGAATGGAACGGTGTCCATAGCACCAGGGGTGTAGGTCATCCATCAACAACTCTGTGCGTGGAGATCATTACTGATCATCAGCTACAGATTGACATCATGGAACCTACCCTACGTGGCATATGTCAAGGCGTTTGGCAAATGCCATGATCAGGCATCTCCATTCGGCCCTGCTGGCACCACCCCTCCTTACCTCAACATTCCCAGCCCGGGAGCTGCATCGTCTGCGCATCAAACATCGGACCCATCGCCAACAACCAAACTCGTACATCATAAAAGAGCTCTGGATCGCTCTAGTCTCCTTTTACAGGGGCGCCACAGGGAGCTGTTAACCATCTCTAGCAGAGAAGACCGAATGTAAGATTCGCTTTTGTCGTCCAATGGTAACAATGCCTAGCATTCTAACCAATTCCAGCACCTTGACAGACTACTTCCACGACTTCTATATGTACTCGTTTGTCACTGCAAAATATTGGGGCAAAGGGCCAAGGCGCTGGACGCCTGCAGTGATATCTGCGCTTACACTTGGCTCATCTGATGCTTCCGGTCCGATGGACATCACTGCTATGTCGCCGCCATCCGGGCCACTTCAGAGGAGGCTGGAGGCACTGCAAGCGCCATCCCAACTTTGTCGCTGGTTGATATATGTCCCGCGTATAAACTATGAGCACATCCCCGACATTCCTGACTCGAATCCTGACGCTGAGCGAGACGACCTCGATCCCAACAGCCTCAACTTCTGGCAGGAATGGCCATCGGATCCTGGTTCCTCATATACCGAGGTCATACATGAGTCGATCACCCATGGCTCCTTTTCCCGCATTCCATCCGACACACTCCCCCTTTCCACTCAATTGATCACAGAATCTGTGCGGCAGCATTCAAAGGCAGTCGAATTGGATGCTTGGAAAATGGCAATCATGTCTGGCAATGTTGAGCTGTTGGTCACTCTCtgggaaaaagaggaggcGTTACCAGAAAAGATTGCTGATATCCACCCAATCCACCTCGCTGCTACCTTCTTGGACGGCGCAAACACCGGCTGCCGTATGATCGCTGAGCTAATCTCAATGTTACCTTGGATGTACCTTCGAAACTACCCCCTAGACGATCTGGaccacaccctcctcgacaaaTTCATGATCAACATTCTTCGCTCACACACCAGTGTCTACCCTGAGGAAGTCAGCAATGCCTTTAACCCACCGCATCGATTTCcgggggaagaaaagaacaacTGCGGAAGATGGGACGCTGATTCTCCTGTCATCCGAGCCCTCTTCTGCAGCGGATACTCCCGAATCCCGAATGACTGGAAGCACGCATTCTGCCATACCGCCATACAAGCAATATGCCACAGTAGCATCGCAATATACGGGTCATCATTGTCCCCAGATATCAATGCTCTTAGTGGCCTATTTGTCCGACGTTGTGGGCACTGTGGGTTGCAACTAAAACTTGGACCGCTTCATGCTCTTGTCGTTGTGACCTTCTACCTTGCGCATCGGGGAATGTCAGGAGAGACACTATTTGGACCTCTTGCAATTTTGGTCTGTCTGATGAGTATTGGGGCTGATCCGCTACTGAAGACGAACATGTCTGTGGAAGACATCCTGGGAACAGCCGAACCAGACCGATGTCATCATAGGCCACTAGATGCATTGGATTTAATGGAAGCAGTCCCGGTGTCCCTCCAACAAACTTGGACATCAAAGTGCCACACTGGCTGGCTCTGCATCACGGAGATTTTCCGGATGCATCGCGACCGGGAAAACGATCACCAGCCAACGCCACGAAGGACCTCTGTTGGAAGCTTGATGCAAGGACAGCTCGACGAAAATCATTACAACGCCGCCAACAGTCAAAATGTATCATATTTCGATGCAAGTTTTGATCAAGACTTTCATCACCCATTTCTTGATGATTTCGAAGCAGCTAGTCCAACTTCACATCAACACCCCACCGCAGCTGTCGACGACAGCTCCGAGTCCGATGAGGAATCGATATCTGAGCCCCATCACCCAGTTTGTCAGCTAGAGGAGCGCATTATCGGAGCAGAGTTGCACGACGAATGGCTTAAGTGGCCCCGACCAAAACCCAAGCTGGCCCTCCTCTGGGCGACTATCCAAGCCGAGCTGCTCACCTACCGCCGCATTAAAATCGGGGATGGCTGGATGTCAGAGAACTTTTCGATGACTGCTCTAAACGACTGGTTGGAAGGAAAATCTGCCACGTTCAAAACACCGTTAGTGGAAAGGGACATGCTGAAAGAGTATTCGACGTGTTGCGGATGGTTCTTGTGTGCGGGATTCCCCACACCTACTGCCGGAGATGTCTGCGAAACGCATTTCATGAACATGGATATCTACGATAGAACCACATTCCACCCACAACAGGATATCACAGACACTTGGATGGATATGGCGATGGAAGAGGAATCATAGATTTGGTGCGCGACTTGGGACAATCACACTGGTTAATGGTAACTGCACTTaaacccccaatccccacAAGGCCGGCGCCGCTGTCTAGGTCTTAGACTTACTCTTGGCTAACTGTACATACCTTAAGTAGACTTCATTTGTTCATCATGGGGCAGAGACGCTAAGGCGGAAGAAGGCGAGGCTTGGAGGATGAAAGAATAAGGATGTGGGGGCTCTGATGGATAAAGGGCTGGCAATATTGGCTGGGACTGTGGATTCTTCATTTATGATGGTAACCAGGTAGGTATAATGAGGGCTGGACCTCCAATATGGACCGGGGGTTTGACAAGTGATGGGACATGCCTTGACTCCCAGGCTGTATTAAAGGCATGATCCAACTTAGTGAATTAACCTACCTATTCAAAGCACATTAACTTTCTTCTGAGGCCTTGTCGTCCGTCCTGTGCTATGGTCTGGTCTTGGGGCCGGTCGGCTGCAAAAAAGATCGACGCTATGTGAGGCCCGGTGATGACATCTGCAGCCATCTCTTCTCTCATTGCATGATTTCCGTGGGCTCTTCTCAATTCTTTGACAGCTCCTGTTGGCAAATCCTTACTGGTGGTTGtcgtgatgaagatggtgtgTTGTTTCTCATAATGGCCACGCAGAAATAGTACTCTCTTTCACGCTTTTGGACAACTTGGAAAGCCACAGTATTTTCCACCTTGTGATTGTTTGACAGCGCCACCTGACTGGCTGCACAACGAAGCGGCCTTGTTTCACTGACAAGAGACTCCGTGGAGAAACGTGCAGACGGATGCAATGCTGTCACACCAGAGCATCACTGCCATCACCGTTGAGAGCTCAGTTCCCCACGGATAGCTTCCAAAAGAGTCATGAAGCCTTGTTTCAAATGACCCTTTTTTGTCTCTGATTCTGTCTGTGCCCAATGTTGGCTGCGTGGCAGCTTTAACACCAGGACGCGGGGTCTGGTCTCAGTCTTGTATAAAATTCCTGATGATCATCCGTATTATTGTGACACAAGCGCCGGTGTAACCCCCGTGGTGGCGCATGCCGTGGAGGATTTACTGCCGGTTCTAGACTTTACCCAGCCTTCGGAAGTGGCTTACCACCTGCGCCAATGCGAGGTGTGCTTCTTCACATTATCGGTCGTACTCAGCCCAAATACGACGGAAgatctccccctccctctggCCCCTTCTCTTGTCGGTGTGGGCAGGGCTTTCGGGTCATTCCATAGGTAGTTCGGCATATCGTGCAGTTTCAGCTCATACCAGGCCAATCGATCATTGGACGCTGTTCGTCACGGCAGACTCCGAGTACGTCTGTTGCATATGAACCCGGGAGGGCGGTCCGCTGATTTCCCTCGGTGGCCCCGGTCGCCTTTAGTATGTGGTAATATGTTCCTGCTTTGCCCGCCCTTAACCCCCCGGACTCGACTGAACTTGCAACTGGTTTCGTTTCTTCCCTTCTCGTCATATTCCTTTTTACCCTCTGTTTACATGCTCATCCGATACCTCGCCGAGGAAGCCCGCTTTCATTCGGGCCGATGTCGACATGGCTGTGTATAACCCAAACATCTCCAACGGCACCTGCTATTACACGGAGGACACCCCGACAAAGGGGGATTTTATCCCATGTGGTAACGAGGCGCTCCAAGTATGGCCATGCTGCCACACGGGCAGTTTTTGTCTATCGCTAGGTGAAGCCAATGCCTGCTGGGACAAGACCTGTATGTCATCTCTTTTGTCcgtctctcctctcctctcccctcccctcccctttaATACTgacacaaaacaaaaaccagcCGGAAACACCTACGTGGCAGGCTGCACCgacccctccttcaccgaCCCCAACTGCCTCTACAAGCGCGACCCCTTCCACTCCCAAGAATGGGTCGCCATCAACCAAGCCTGCAAAAACCTCAACGCCGCCTCCAGCCCCGACACGACCAACTGGACCGGCTGCAAGGTCCCCGACAACTCCACCGAACTGGTGAAGCTCTCCCTCGACGCCTGCACCCCCTATTGCAACAAAGACCAGATCCTCTAccccggctcctcctccctcgccgcctaCGCCAGCCTACCCACCATCCCGGGGTCGTCCATCTTCTGGCAAAACAACTACGTGCCCCCCACCGCGCCAGCAGCGGGGTACACCCCCGGCAAAACCCGCGGCGTCGTCCCAACCTACACGGGTAAatcgtccacctcctcctccgccgcctctcCCGAATCGGGAGGTCTCTCCCCCGGAGCCAAAGCGGGGATCGGCGTCGGCGCAGCGATAGGTggtatcctcctcctgttgATCCTAGGCTGGGCAATCGTCCTCTGCCGCCGCAAGCGTCGGAGACAAAAGGAGTTGGAGATTGGGCATTATAACAGTATCCATGGCGGTGGGCATCACCCTGGGATGGTGGGTGTGGGTTCTCCCGGTGGCTTCAGCCAAAGCCATTACTCACAGCAGGATGCCATGACTGTCAGCTCGGCGACGGCTGTGCACCCGagtccgccgccgccgtttAACAGTGGTTTGTATTATGCGCATAATGCTGCTCCTGGGGAGTTACCCGGAACGACGGTGGGTGGGGGGCAGAGCCCGGGGCAAAAGAGCGAGTTGCCGGCTGATGAGAGGTTTTCGGTGCAGTTGCCTACCTAGTTTAGGGTCGGGGGTTAgcgggaaggggagggagaaggagaaaagaTATATACAAGAAGGATCTTTCTTGGT contains:
- a CDS encoding hypothetical protein (EggNog:ENOG503PSI7), which gives rise to MAVIISYRLTSWNLPYVAYVKAFGKCHDQASPFGPAGTTPPYLNIPSPGAASSAHQTSDPSPTTKLVHHKRALDRSSLLLQGRHRELLTISSREDRITLTDYFHDFYMYSFVTAKYWGKGPRRWTPAVISALTLGSSDRRLEALQAPSQLCRWLIYVPRINYEHIPDIPDSNPDAERDDLDPNSLNFWQEWPSDPGSSYTEVIHESITHGSFSRIPSDTLPLSTQLITESVRQHSKAVELDAWKMAIMSGNVELLVTLWEKEEALPEKIADIHPIHLAATFLDGANTGCRMIAELISMLPWMYLRNYPLDDLDHTLLDKFMINILRSHTSVYPEEVSNAFNPPHRFPGEEKNNCGRWDADSPVIRALFCSGYSRIPNDWKHAFCHTAIQAICHSSIAIYGSSLSPDINALSGLFVRRCGHCGLQLKLGPLHALVVVTFYLAHRGMSGETLFGPLAILVCLMSIGADPLLKTNMSVEDILGTAEPDRCHHRPLDALDLMEAVPVSLQQTWTSKCHTGWLCITEIFRMHRDRPTAAVDDSSESDEESISEPHHPVCQLEERIIGAELHDEWLKWPRPKPKLALLWATIQAELLTYRRIKIGDGWMSENFSMTALNDWLEGKSATFKTPLVERDMLKEYSTCCGWFLCAGFPTPTAGDVCETHFMNMDIYDRTTFHPQQDITDTWMDMAMEEES
- a CDS encoding hypothetical protein (EggNog:ENOG503P7T8) → MAVYNPNISNGTCYYTEDTPTKGDFIPCGNEALQVWPCCHTGSFCLSLGEANACWDKTSGNTYVAGCTDPSFTDPNCLYKRDPFHSQEWVAINQACKNLNAASSPDTTNWTGCKVPDNSTELVKLSLDACTPYCNKDQILYPGSSSLAAYASLPTIPGSSIFWQNNYVPPTAPAAGYTPGKTRGVVPTYTGKSSTSSSAASPESGGLSPGAKAGIGVGAAIGGILLLLILGWAIVLCRRKRRRQKELEIGHYNSIHGGGHHPGMVGVGSPGGFSQSHYSQQDAMTVSSATAVHPSPPPPFNSGLYYAHNAAPGELPGTTVGGGQSPGQKSELPADERFSVQLPT